The Myxococcus virescens genome has a segment encoding these proteins:
- a CDS encoding HAD family hydrolase, producing MSASSSRGILFDLDGTLVDSLPDIIDSFLHAFGHLGLPAPTYEQVRALIGHPLDWMYGQFAPDHVPALCVAYREHYPLNFHRRSRPYPGVVEVLRALRERGYLLAVATTKRPDMARKFVDAMGLGSLLHHVQGTDGFPHKPAPDVIHHALAALGTGGLWMVGDTALDLRAGQAAGLRTYAVTWGTHPVDVLASASPDELQPDLQRLLTHLPPLA from the coding sequence GTGAGCGCTTCCTCTTCTCGCGGCATCCTCTTCGACCTCGACGGCACGCTGGTGGACTCGCTGCCGGACATCATCGACAGCTTCCTCCACGCCTTCGGGCACCTGGGGCTTCCGGCGCCGACCTACGAGCAGGTGCGTGCGCTCATCGGCCATCCGTTGGACTGGATGTACGGCCAGTTCGCGCCGGACCACGTCCCCGCGTTGTGCGTGGCCTACCGTGAGCACTACCCGCTCAACTTCCACCGGCGCTCGCGGCCCTATCCGGGCGTGGTGGAGGTGCTGCGCGCGCTGCGCGAGCGGGGCTACCTGCTGGCGGTGGCCACCACGAAGCGCCCTGACATGGCGCGCAAGTTCGTGGACGCCATGGGCCTGGGCTCGCTGCTCCACCACGTCCAGGGCACGGATGGCTTTCCGCACAAGCCCGCGCCCGACGTCATCCACCACGCGCTGGCGGCGCTGGGCACGGGCGGGCTGTGGATGGTGGGGGACACCGCGCTGGACTTGCGCGCGGGGCAGGCCGCGGGGCTGCGGACCTACGCCGTCACCTGGGGCACGCATCCGGTGGATGTGCTCGCGAGCGCCTCACCGGACGAGCTTCAGCCGGACCTGCAGCGGCTCCTGACGCACCTGCCGCCACTGGCGTGA
- a CDS encoding sensor histidine kinase, giving the protein MGESGRPGGGRKRGRRDRRREPPDSPGAPASATPGGLTPPDGRETFPAPMRLAPSSEPGRPSEPPPAVTTELPAHAADEVGLSAEARLCVLQEMMGEAFFTLDAHGRVRELNTHAAALLGVSAEQVRGHEPWLAQPGLSGTVLHERLMTALTTREGGRFLAELPSRTWLEVTVRVVGDETWVLATDITQRQHAENEVARTEERFRQLGERFQVALDSAQMAVWETNLVTGQVFRSEAHDRLYGYAQPQAEWTHEKFLASIHPEDRAEVEAQVAALFTRHVDAYTSTFRTCWPDGSWHWLTSRATVIRDATGNVVVVRGAILDITALKETEAALQQAVRTRDDFLSMASHELRTPLTSLRLQLQLLRRLGASTPGATLGSDKVAGKLDNTERQLRRLGALVDNLLDVSRIQTGKLDFQFADGDLAGVVSDVVSRFAEEARLAGVRLDSHVDAPAPCRFDRLRMEQVVSNLLTNAFRYGTGKPVKVSLTHTPDRTRLVVQDSGPGIPAADRDRVFERFTQGDNAQRRGGLGLGLHIVRQIIDAHGGRVHVEEAPGGGAAFVVDLPR; this is encoded by the coding sequence ATGGGCGAGTCGGGGCGGCCTGGGGGGGGCCGAAAACGGGGGCGCAGGGACCGGCGCCGTGAGCCTCCTGACTCACCAGGAGCCCCCGCGAGCGCCACGCCGGGCGGCTTGACGCCTCCGGATGGCCGGGAGACCTTCCCGGCCCCCATGAGACTCGCTCCGTCTTCCGAGCCCGGTCGTCCCTCGGAGCCGCCCCCCGCAGTCACCACCGAGCTGCCTGCTCACGCCGCCGACGAAGTCGGCCTGTCCGCCGAGGCCCGGTTGTGTGTGCTGCAGGAGATGATGGGCGAGGCCTTCTTCACGCTCGACGCCCACGGCCGCGTCCGCGAGCTGAACACGCACGCCGCCGCCCTGCTGGGTGTGTCGGCCGAGCAGGTGCGCGGCCACGAACCCTGGCTTGCGCAGCCCGGGCTGTCGGGCACGGTGCTGCACGAACGGTTGATGACGGCGCTGACCACGCGCGAGGGCGGCCGCTTCCTGGCGGAGCTGCCGTCGCGAACCTGGCTGGAGGTGACGGTCCGCGTGGTGGGTGACGAGACGTGGGTGCTGGCCACGGACATCACCCAGCGCCAGCACGCGGAGAACGAAGTGGCGCGCACCGAGGAGCGCTTCCGCCAGCTGGGCGAGCGCTTCCAGGTGGCGCTCGATTCCGCGCAGATGGCCGTCTGGGAGACGAACCTCGTCACCGGCCAGGTGTTCCGCTCCGAGGCGCATGACCGGCTCTACGGCTACGCACAGCCGCAGGCGGAGTGGACGCACGAGAAGTTCCTCGCCTCCATCCACCCGGAGGACCGCGCGGAGGTGGAGGCCCAGGTCGCCGCGCTCTTCACCCGGCACGTGGACGCCTACACGTCCACCTTCCGCACCTGCTGGCCGGACGGGAGCTGGCACTGGCTCACCAGCCGGGCAACGGTGATTCGCGATGCCACGGGCAACGTCGTGGTGGTGCGCGGGGCCATCCTGGACATCACCGCGCTGAAGGAGACGGAGGCCGCGCTGCAACAGGCGGTGCGCACGCGGGACGACTTTCTCTCCATGGCCAGCCACGAACTGCGCACGCCGCTGACGTCCCTGCGCCTCCAGTTGCAGCTGCTGCGGCGCCTGGGCGCATCCACACCCGGCGCGACGCTCGGCTCGGACAAGGTCGCCGGGAAGCTGGACAACACGGAGCGCCAGTTGCGCAGGCTGGGCGCGCTGGTGGACAACCTGCTGGACGTCAGCCGCATCCAGACGGGGAAGCTGGACTTCCAGTTCGCCGACGGAGACCTGGCAGGCGTGGTGTCGGACGTCGTCTCCCGCTTCGCGGAGGAGGCCCGCCTTGCGGGCGTGCGCCTGGATTCGCACGTGGACGCGCCGGCCCCGTGCCGCTTCGACCGGCTGCGCATGGAGCAGGTGGTGAGCAACCTGCTCACCAACGCCTTCCGCTACGGCACGGGCAAGCCGGTGAAGGTGTCGCTGACGCACACACCCGACAGGACCCGGTTGGTGGTGCAGGACAGCGGGCCGGGCATTCCCGCCGCGGACCGGGATCGCGTCTTCGAGCGCTTCACCCAGGGCGACAACGCCCAGCGGCGCGGCGGCCTGGGGCTGGGGCTCCACATCGTCCGGCAAATCATCGACGCGCACGGCGGCCGCGTCCACGTGGAGGAAGCGCCTGGAGG
- a CDS encoding DUF6311 domain-containing protein, whose product MRPALPERLRRILDTVASFVVAHAGPLGAAGVGLLAFLAIYGPAALNPTRLSWLIRDDFSQHLLGWLFFRNEPLRFPLGAIDGYLHPLGTTLGYMDAIPWVALLLRPFSSLLPADFQYIGPWMCLCLVLQGASSAWVARRMGATVPQQWLVGALLVLSPTLLARMSMAHEALCAHWAIVLLVGLNLIPHRDAREAKQALGIALALCVFAAGVHPVITAMVLPLALALCMRTALERRLPWRWPLLGAVVNVGVVLVLFYVLGYLGTVRTLGAGAFGGFSADLLAFVNPMGYRESWSRFLGALPRQGAQYEGFGYLGLGVLFALWAALILLVRDAPLVARQWRRLAPVGLVALGLGFFALSSRITLQGELIADLTGLYAPVMRWVEPFRSSGRFVWPLYYLLALGSALALIRLPRPTVAPSLLALALVLQGFDVNLGRGHQAKEGPAWNTQPSEALREAAVGRKHLVLYPPQIHDGSGRGCRAGPMDFHRWAYRAYLLGLTFNSGYVARLDDARAQPYCLGLDDDIRAGKLDPETLYLSIPQRLHEFRAIRGTRCVQEERLWMCVLEQAPAAPLERASP is encoded by the coding sequence ATGAGGCCCGCCCTGCCCGAGCGGCTGCGGCGCATCCTGGACACGGTTGCATCGTTCGTCGTGGCGCACGCGGGCCCGCTGGGGGCCGCTGGGGTGGGGCTGTTGGCGTTCCTGGCCATCTACGGTCCGGCGGCGCTGAATCCCACCCGCCTGTCGTGGCTCATCCGTGACGACTTCAGCCAGCACCTGCTGGGCTGGCTGTTCTTCCGCAACGAGCCGCTCCGCTTCCCGCTGGGCGCCATCGACGGCTACCTGCATCCGCTCGGGACGACGCTCGGCTACATGGATGCCATCCCCTGGGTGGCGCTGCTGCTGCGGCCGTTCTCCAGCCTGCTGCCCGCCGACTTCCAATACATCGGTCCGTGGATGTGCTTGTGCCTGGTGCTCCAGGGCGCCTCGTCCGCGTGGGTGGCGCGGCGGATGGGCGCGACGGTGCCGCAGCAGTGGCTGGTGGGCGCGCTGCTCGTGCTGTCGCCCACGCTGCTGGCGCGCATGAGCATGGCGCACGAAGCGCTGTGCGCGCACTGGGCCATCGTGCTGCTGGTGGGGCTGAACCTGATTCCGCATCGGGATGCGCGCGAGGCGAAGCAGGCGCTGGGCATCGCGCTGGCGCTGTGCGTGTTCGCCGCGGGCGTGCACCCCGTGATTACCGCCATGGTGCTGCCGCTCGCGCTGGCGTTGTGCATGCGGACCGCGCTGGAGCGGAGGCTGCCCTGGCGGTGGCCCCTGCTGGGCGCCGTGGTGAACGTGGGCGTGGTGCTGGTGCTGTTCTACGTGCTGGGCTACCTCGGCACGGTCCGCACCCTGGGCGCTGGCGCCTTCGGTGGGTTCTCCGCGGACCTCCTGGCGTTCGTCAATCCGATGGGCTACCGGGAGTCCTGGTCGCGCTTCCTGGGGGCGCTGCCGAGGCAGGGCGCCCAGTACGAAGGCTTCGGCTACCTGGGGCTGGGCGTGCTCTTCGCGCTCTGGGCCGCGCTCATCCTGCTCGTGCGGGACGCGCCGCTCGTCGCGCGGCAGTGGCGCAGGCTGGCGCCGGTGGGGCTGGTGGCGCTGGGCCTGGGCTTCTTCGCGCTGTCCTCGCGCATCACCCTGCAAGGCGAGCTCATCGCGGACCTGACGGGCCTCTATGCGCCGGTGATGCGGTGGGTGGAGCCCTTCCGTTCCTCCGGCCGCTTCGTGTGGCCGCTGTACTATCTGCTGGCGCTGGGCTCCGCGCTCGCGCTCATCCGCCTGCCTCGGCCCACGGTGGCGCCGTCGCTGCTGGCCCTGGCGCTGGTGCTGCAGGGCTTCGATGTGAACCTGGGGCGGGGCCACCAAGCGAAGGAAGGGCCGGCCTGGAACACGCAGCCGTCCGAGGCGCTGCGCGAGGCCGCCGTGGGACGCAAGCACCTGGTGCTCTACCCGCCGCAGATACATGACGGCTCCGGGCGGGGTTGCCGCGCCGGGCCCATGGACTTCCACCGCTGGGCCTATCGCGCCTACCTGCTGGGGCTCACCTTCAACAGCGGCTACGTCGCGCGACTGGATGACGCGCGCGCGCAGCCCTACTGCCTGGGGCTCGACGACGATATCCGGGCGGGCAAGCTCGACCCGGAGACCCTCTACCTCTCCATTCCGCAGCGGCTCCATGAGTTCCGCGCCATTCGCGGTACGCGCTGTGTGCAGGAGGAGCGACTGTGGATGTGCGTCCTGGAGCAGGCGCCCGCGGCTCCGCTGGAGCGCGCCTCGCCCTGA
- a CDS encoding ATP-binding protein: MPVTHGRCSFRVVSSLQRERASQERAMGDVSSRRLAGSAAGMLRALPGQESQPASATPPEGSVALVFTDVQGSTRLWERCGAGMRDALEVHDRVLRSLLVGSTGYEVKTQGDSFMIAFPSVLEALTWCLAAQDALLRAPWPVDILSQPEAAEEVGPGGLLFRGLRVRMGVHVGEPECRVDARSGRTDYLGRMVNVAARVAAAGHGGQVLVSGGAWAQAAQALEPLGRPAVRPLGAFRLKGIDDAVALVEVLPAHLSERRFGVPRAPRDRQGNVPVLQEGLVGRGLELGQLRRWLADGARLVTLLGPGGMGKTRLATSFGALELESGEWEGGVWLCELAEAQTAEALCLSVGHALGIPLRADGDPTEPAERLGRALNDCGDVLLILDNLEQAVQHLPATLGRWLQLAPRARFLATSREALSLPGERLLDLAPLSVPEEGESRLEELVRSDAVRLFAQRAREARGCFELTAGEAPMVADIVRQLDGIALAIELAAARMALLSVSQLRERLTRRFELLRTGRRDGRARQATLRGAIDWSWNLLEPEERAALARCSVFRGGFSLEAAEAVLGLPPDGPSVLDVLQSLRVKSLLRVLEAELPGGDSRLGQYESIRQYAAARLAEEGVGNAAALAERHADWYLSLAHGLRAQVRSQGGAEALQRLALERENLLAACDNALAVTPATSRSVERALEALVALEPEVVTRGPVRLLLERLDAALALTDRVMGAPRLVAEAVAVRGRVFLEAGDLVSARRDLECARASLRTLGAVAGEKRVLVDLSIVARHEGELSQAWALVREARLLSSEGDRWLDAYTVGNLGLVEQARCGAEAAIPHLRAAQALFHGVGDVTFEVGFLSNCAVAIGEMGRTREAMSLLEDAMVRSASVGDRAGHALARLNLGCYLLEEGRPQEAREHLLAAARIGRQLGQRLLEGTALGELGRAELALGSWSEAWARLSEAVSGLGRVSRGQVLRFAVYRAVVEACVGDAAAAEASFVVLEGAPELRDDPVLRELAALLRAVVDLAEARAARDDVARVQRAFESVRQRIARARSAPPEAASSDLRGALGFLEEALWRLTSEPEDVEALEVEGRGAPVCAGAA, encoded by the coding sequence GTGCCCGTCACGCATGGGCGGTGTTCGTTCCGCGTGGTGTCATCTCTTCAGCGGGAACGGGCATCGCAGGAGCGTGCGATGGGTGATGTGTCCTCCAGAAGGTTGGCAGGCTCCGCGGCGGGCATGCTGAGGGCACTGCCCGGCCAGGAGTCCCAGCCGGCCTCCGCGACGCCTCCCGAGGGCTCCGTGGCGCTGGTCTTCACCGACGTCCAGGGCTCCACGCGGCTGTGGGAGCGTTGTGGCGCGGGCATGCGTGATGCGCTGGAGGTGCATGACCGCGTCCTGCGCTCCCTGCTGGTCGGCAGCACCGGCTACGAGGTGAAGACGCAGGGGGACTCCTTCATGATTGCGTTCCCCTCGGTGCTGGAGGCGCTGACGTGGTGCCTGGCTGCGCAGGACGCGCTGCTGCGCGCGCCCTGGCCGGTGGACATCCTCTCCCAGCCCGAGGCCGCCGAAGAGGTGGGGCCCGGAGGCCTGTTGTTCCGGGGCCTGCGGGTCCGCATGGGCGTGCACGTGGGCGAGCCGGAGTGCCGCGTGGACGCGCGCTCCGGCCGGACGGACTACCTGGGCCGCATGGTGAACGTGGCGGCGCGCGTGGCGGCCGCGGGCCATGGAGGTCAGGTCCTGGTGAGTGGCGGCGCCTGGGCGCAGGCCGCGCAGGCGTTGGAGCCGCTGGGCCGGCCCGCGGTGCGTCCCCTGGGCGCGTTCCGATTGAAGGGCATCGATGATGCCGTGGCCCTGGTGGAGGTGCTGCCCGCGCACCTGTCGGAGCGGCGCTTCGGGGTTCCACGTGCGCCGAGAGATCGCCAGGGGAACGTGCCCGTGCTCCAAGAGGGACTGGTGGGGCGAGGCCTCGAACTCGGGCAGCTCCGCCGCTGGCTCGCGGATGGCGCGCGGCTCGTCACGCTGCTGGGGCCGGGTGGCATGGGCAAGACCCGGCTGGCCACGTCCTTTGGTGCGCTGGAGCTGGAGTCGGGGGAATGGGAGGGCGGGGTGTGGCTGTGTGAGCTGGCCGAGGCCCAGACAGCGGAGGCGCTCTGCCTGTCGGTGGGCCATGCGCTGGGAATCCCCCTGCGCGCGGATGGTGACCCGACCGAGCCGGCGGAGCGGCTGGGGCGCGCGCTGAACGACTGTGGTGACGTGCTGCTCATCCTCGACAACCTGGAGCAGGCCGTGCAGCACCTGCCCGCCACGTTGGGGCGCTGGCTCCAACTGGCGCCTCGCGCGCGCTTCCTGGCGACGTCGCGCGAGGCACTGAGCCTACCCGGGGAGCGACTGCTGGACCTGGCGCCGCTCTCGGTGCCGGAGGAGGGCGAGTCCCGGCTGGAGGAGCTGGTCCGGTCGGACGCGGTGCGCCTGTTCGCGCAGCGGGCGCGTGAAGCCCGAGGCTGCTTCGAGCTGACGGCCGGCGAGGCGCCGATGGTCGCGGACATCGTGCGGCAGCTGGATGGAATCGCGCTGGCCATCGAGCTGGCCGCCGCGCGCATGGCGCTGTTGAGCGTGAGCCAGCTTCGGGAGCGGCTCACGCGTCGCTTCGAGCTCCTGCGCACGGGACGGCGTGATGGCCGCGCGCGGCAGGCGACGCTGCGAGGAGCCATCGACTGGTCCTGGAACCTGCTGGAGCCGGAGGAGCGGGCCGCGCTGGCGCGCTGCTCGGTGTTCCGTGGCGGCTTCTCGCTGGAGGCGGCGGAAGCGGTGCTGGGGCTGCCCCCGGACGGGCCCTCCGTGCTGGACGTGCTCCAGTCGCTGCGCGTCAAGTCGCTCTTGCGCGTGCTGGAGGCGGAGCTGCCCGGCGGTGACTCCCGGCTGGGCCAGTACGAGAGCATCCGTCAGTACGCCGCGGCCCGGCTGGCCGAAGAGGGCGTGGGCAATGCGGCCGCGTTGGCGGAGCGGCACGCGGATTGGTACCTGTCGCTGGCCCACGGCCTGCGCGCGCAGGTGCGCAGCCAGGGCGGCGCGGAGGCCTTGCAGCGGCTGGCCCTGGAGCGGGAGAACCTCCTGGCGGCGTGTGACAACGCCCTGGCCGTGACGCCCGCGACGTCGCGTTCGGTGGAGCGGGCGCTGGAGGCGTTGGTGGCGCTGGAGCCGGAGGTGGTGACGCGCGGCCCGGTGCGCTTGTTGCTCGAACGGTTGGACGCGGCGCTGGCGTTGACGGACCGGGTGATGGGCGCGCCCAGGTTGGTGGCCGAGGCCGTGGCGGTGCGTGGCCGCGTGTTCCTGGAGGCGGGCGACCTGGTGTCGGCCCGCCGGGATTTGGAGTGCGCACGCGCATCACTGAGGACGCTGGGCGCGGTGGCGGGCGAGAAGCGCGTGCTGGTGGACCTGTCGATTGTGGCTCGGCACGAAGGTGAGCTGTCCCAGGCCTGGGCGCTGGTGCGCGAGGCGCGGCTGTTGTCGTCGGAGGGCGACCGCTGGCTGGACGCCTACACCGTGGGAAACCTGGGGCTGGTGGAGCAGGCCCGCTGCGGCGCGGAGGCTGCCATTCCCCACCTGCGCGCGGCGCAGGCGCTCTTCCACGGCGTGGGCGACGTGACGTTCGAGGTGGGCTTCCTGTCCAACTGCGCGGTGGCCATCGGGGAGATGGGGCGCACGCGCGAGGCGATGAGCCTGCTGGAGGACGCGATGGTGCGCTCGGCCAGTGTGGGAGACCGGGCGGGGCATGCGCTGGCTCGCCTCAACCTGGGCTGCTACCTGCTGGAGGAGGGGCGCCCGCAGGAGGCGCGCGAGCACCTGCTTGCCGCTGCGCGCATTGGCCGGCAGTTGGGGCAGCGGCTGCTGGAGGGCACCGCGCTGGGCGAGCTGGGGCGCGCGGAGTTGGCCCTGGGGTCGTGGAGCGAAGCCTGGGCCCGGCTGTCGGAGGCGGTGTCCGGCCTGGGGCGCGTGTCGCGCGGGCAGGTGCTGCGCTTCGCGGTGTACCGGGCCGTGGTGGAGGCGTGCGTGGGAGACGCAGCGGCGGCGGAGGCGAGCTTCGTCGTGCTGGAGGGCGCGCCGGAGCTGCGGGACGACCCGGTGCTGCGTGAGCTGGCCGCGCTGCTTCGCGCGGTGGTGGACCTGGCGGAGGCCAGGGCGGCCCGGGACGACGTCGCGCGGGTGCAGCGGGCTTTCGAGTCGGTCCGCCAGCGCATCGCGCGGGCCCGGAGCGCCCCGCCAGAGGCCGCCTCGTCGGACCTGCGTGGCGCGCTGGGCTTTCTGGAGGAAGCCCTGTGGCGGCTCACCTCGGAGCCCGAGGACGTGGAGGCCCTGGAGGTGGAGGGCCGGGGCGCCCCTGTCTGCGCCGGGGCTGCTTGA
- a CDS encoding XdhC family protein has translation MKDLDAILRARAQARGPLVLATVVEVSGSAYRRPGARMLMSEDGWLAGGISGGCLEADVVRKAFFWTNTGPRLLRYDSTSDTAEDEGAFSFALGCNGVVDVLLERWEAGAGEALAFAAEAREAGRRAVVATVYRGPANAVGARLRLRDDGTETGQLSGALGDAVREAAREALEAGRTWSGPCGGADVLVEVVEPPHPLVLFGSGFDVAPVVNQAAALGWHVTVVADRPAQALRRRFPQAHAVVSAKAPDAPGAVPLSPRALAVLMTHSLPQDRELLAGLLPRPLRYLGVLGPRSRTERLLAELPSPPTDAHLEKLHAPVGLDLGAEGAEEIALSIIAELQAVVAGREGGKLRERRAPIHTAAPPPVRRLA, from the coding sequence ATGAAGGACCTGGACGCCATCCTCCGCGCGCGGGCGCAAGCTCGCGGCCCCCTGGTCCTGGCCACGGTGGTCGAGGTATCGGGCTCCGCCTACCGGCGGCCGGGTGCGCGGATGTTGATGAGCGAGGACGGATGGCTCGCGGGCGGCATCAGCGGCGGCTGCCTGGAGGCCGACGTCGTCCGCAAGGCCTTCTTCTGGACCAACACCGGGCCCCGCCTGCTGCGCTACGACTCCACCAGCGACACCGCGGAGGACGAAGGTGCCTTCTCCTTCGCGCTGGGCTGCAACGGCGTGGTGGACGTGCTGCTGGAGCGCTGGGAGGCGGGCGCGGGCGAGGCCCTCGCCTTCGCCGCCGAGGCGCGAGAAGCGGGACGCCGGGCGGTGGTGGCGACGGTGTACCGGGGCCCCGCGAACGCCGTGGGTGCCCGCTTGAGGCTCCGCGATGACGGCACCGAAACGGGCCAGCTGTCCGGCGCACTGGGAGACGCCGTGCGCGAAGCCGCACGCGAGGCGCTGGAGGCGGGCCGGACGTGGAGTGGCCCCTGCGGCGGCGCGGACGTGCTGGTGGAAGTCGTGGAGCCGCCCCATCCCCTGGTGCTCTTCGGCAGCGGCTTCGACGTGGCCCCGGTGGTGAACCAGGCCGCGGCCCTGGGCTGGCATGTCACGGTGGTGGCGGACCGGCCCGCGCAGGCCCTGCGGCGCCGCTTTCCCCAGGCCCATGCGGTGGTGTCGGCGAAGGCTCCGGACGCACCCGGTGCGGTGCCCCTGTCGCCCCGTGCGCTGGCCGTGCTGATGACACACAGCCTGCCGCAGGACCGCGAGCTGCTGGCGGGGCTCCTCCCACGGCCCCTGCGCTATCTGGGCGTGTTGGGACCTCGCTCGCGCACCGAGCGATTGCTCGCGGAGCTGCCCTCCCCGCCCACCGACGCGCACCTGGAGAAGCTGCACGCGCCCGTGGGCCTGGACCTGGGCGCGGAAGGCGCGGAGGAAATCGCCCTGTCCATCATCGCCGAGCTTCAAGCGGTGGTCGCCGGACGCGAGGGCGGCAAGCTTCGCGAGCGGCGCGCGCCCATCCACACCGCCGCGCCCCCGCCGGTGCGGAGGCTCGCATGA
- a CDS encoding nucleotidyltransferase family protein → MTVGVVLLAAGGSSRLGHPKQLVRYQGSTLVRRAAEAAASLRCGPVVVVLGASRDAVAAELTGLAVRTVDHADWAAGPGGSLRAGLGALRETEPPALDAVLVLLCDQLRVDAAHLRTLLDTFERTRASVVASAYEDTRGVPALFARDVFPELEALSPDQGARGVIARVASRVVDVPLPGGGDDVDTPEDVSRLT, encoded by the coding sequence ATGACGGTGGGCGTGGTGCTGCTGGCCGCGGGCGGCTCCTCGCGGCTGGGCCACCCCAAGCAGCTGGTGCGCTACCAGGGCTCGACGCTGGTGCGGCGCGCCGCCGAGGCCGCGGCATCCTTGCGGTGCGGCCCCGTGGTGGTGGTGCTGGGCGCGTCGCGGGATGCGGTCGCAGCGGAGCTCACGGGCCTCGCCGTGCGCACCGTGGACCATGCGGACTGGGCCGCGGGCCCTGGAGGCTCCCTGCGCGCGGGGCTCGGCGCGCTGCGGGAGACGGAGCCCCCCGCGCTGGACGCCGTGCTCGTGTTGCTGTGCGACCAGCTTCGCGTGGATGCCGCGCACTTGCGCACGCTGCTGGATACCTTTGAACGGACTCGCGCGTCCGTGGTGGCCTCCGCCTACGAGGACACGCGAGGCGTCCCCGCCCTCTTCGCGCGTGACGTCTTCCCGGAGCTGGAGGCGCTCAGCCCGGACCAGGGCGCGCGCGGTGTGATTGCGCGCGTGGCCTCGCGCGTGGTGGACGTCCCGCTGCCCGGGGGGGGCGACGACGTGGACACGCCCGAGGATGTCTCGCGGCTGACGTGA